The segment TAACAAGCTTTTATCTGCAAATTTTGCACCACAGTCAATGATGATGATTTCATCCAAACATTGAATGACATACATATTTTTACCGATTTCATTAATGCCACCTAAAGCAAAAATGGATAATGCACGTTCTGTACTAGCCAATAAGATTCCCTCCTGCTGTTACATTCCTTGAAAAAAGTCGATTGTTGATTGCTTTAACAAATATTAGTATTCGTTATTCCAGTCTGAGCTATACGGTTACAATTCATCCATTTTCCTTAATCTACTTTGTACTGCATCATTTGCTCATATGTTATGTAGTTTTTCCACAAAAAAATAGCACTTCTTCAGCCGATTTTTTCGTCCTAAGAAGCGCCATTTATTCATCTTTGCCCTACCCTTACTTAAATCTACGGCTCCCTTTTTTACCATCAAACATATAAATAATTGCTTTATTTTCTAATATCGTTTCCAAATAAACAGGGCGCCCCCAAAGCTGATAAATATACGGCAAAACATGTTCTAAATAAGTCGGATCTAATTCCATTCCTTCATAGCCATGCTTTAAGTATAATTCCCCACTTCGCGAATAGTCACCATCTTCTACAACGATATATGGAAATCCTCCATTTACACGCATGGAAATAAGCTGATTTTTTACTTCCTCATGATCCTTGTCTGTAATTTTATACTCCTGACCCTTTTTCGCAAAAACATACAAGTCTTCTTCATTGACTAATTCCTTTGATAAATAATTTCGAATAAAGGAAACGTCCGATTCAATTTCTCGTACTTCAAATATTTTCTCGCGCCCCGCATTTGGTTTTGCACCGAAACGCTTCATTTCATCTGTCGGGTTATCGTATTTCTTTTCAATGTGTTCAAATATTTTGACCCCTAAATAATAAGGATTAATTGTCGTTTTTGACGGTTGCACAACACCAGCATTTAACTTCGCATACTCAATCGTTTCCGATGTTGTTAAATTTAGCTCCCGCATAATGCGTTGATGCCAATACGAGGCCCAACCTTCATTCATAATTTTTGTTTCTAATTGCGGCCAAAAGTACAGCATTTCTTCACGTAGCATCGTTAATATATCACGCTGCCACTCTTCCAATTCACGACTATTTTCTTCAATAAATAACAATAAATCTTTTTCCGGTTGCACGGGGAATTTTTTCTTTTTCAGTTTAACTGGTGGCGGTGAATTTTCTGTCTCCCCCATTTTCCATAAATCATCATATGGTGTTTTTATAATTTGAATTTCTTCCACTTCATCTTCCTCTGGTGCAAATAATTTCGGTCGTAATATGGAAGGGTCTATATGCTCCTGGATAGCAAGCACAGCATCCAAAAACTTTTCAACTTCATCTTTCCCGTATAAAATTTCATAGCTCGCAATCCGTTCTGCTGTTGCGGTCATACTCTCGACCATATCTCGTCTCGTATTGGAGAAGCGCACATTATTTTTAAAGAAATCGCAATGCGCTAACACATGCGCGATAATGAGTTTATTTTGTATTAATGAATTCGTATCGAGTAAAAATGCATAGCAAGGATTGGAGTTAATAACCAGTTCATAAATTTGGCTGAGTCCTAAATCATATTGCAGCTTCATTTTATGAAATTGTTTCCCGAAACTCCAGTGGGTAAAGCGCGTGGGCATTCCGTAAGCACCGAAAGTATAAATAATATCAGCCGGACAAATTTCATAACGCATTGGATAAAAGTCTAAACCAAACCCTACTGCAATTTCCGTAATCTCGTCAATTGCTCGGCCAAGCTCTCTTTCCATTCATTGTCCCCCCTTACAAATCGGCTTCCTGTTTTTTGAAGATTTCCTTTAACGCATCATATACTTCCTGTCTTCTTTTAATAATCGAGAAGCGGAATTTTGGATCATCAATTTTTTTAAAGGTCATCATTAACGCAGAAGTCCTGTTCGATTCATTAACCTCTCCGTAGCCAAACATGCTTGATACTTTCATAAGCTCCTGCACCAATTTCAAACTCTTTTCATTATCCATTGTTAAATTTTCGCCATCTGAAAAATGCACTGGGTAAATATTGTAACGAGCAGGGTGATATTTTTGATCGATCAACTCTAATGCTTTGGCATAAGCGGAAGAACAAATCGTACCGCCACTTTCTCCCCTCGTAAAAAACTCTTGCTCTGTCACGGTTTTCGCGATCGTATGGTGCGCGATAAATTCAATTTCGACCGTTTCGTACTTGGAACGTAAAAACTTAATCATCCAAAAGAAAAAGCTTCTTGCACAAGATTTTTCAAAATTCCCCATCGAACCACTGACATCCATCATCGCAAGCACGACCGCTTTTGATTCCGGTTTAACGACCTCATCCCACGTTTTAAAACGGAGATCATCATTAAAAATCGGGCTAATCGCGGCTTTCCCGTGCATCGCATTACGTTTAATCGCCGTCATAATTGTTCGTTTCTTATCAACATTTCCCATTAGCCCTTTTTTCCGAATATCATTGAACTCAATCTTTTCTGTCGTAATATCCGCCGCTTCTTTTTGTTGTAAATTAGGTAACTCTAATTCTTGAAACAACAGGCCTTGTATTTCTTCAATATTTACTTCTGTTTCAAAATAATCTTCCCCTGGTTTATCTCCCGCTTCTTTCCCTTTCCCAGCACCGGCACTTTTTCCACTACCGGGTTCCCGCGCCACAACATCTCCCACTTGACTATCTCCTTGACCTTGCCCAACATGTTTTGACTTATCATAGTTATAGCGGATTTTGTATTCATCTAAAGAACGGATTGGAATTTTGATTGTCTTGTCACCATTCGACAAAATGATGCTTTCATCACTTATTAATTCCGGTAAATTATTTTTGATGGCTTCTTTTACTTTTTCATTATGACGCTGCTGATCTTGGTGACCTTTTCGATGGAGAGACCAATTTTCCTGTGAGACAACAAAACGGTTTTGTTCTTTTTCACTCATTTTATCCTCACCAATCTATTAATTTTTTATTTTCTATAAAAATTTTATACAATGAACTAAAAAAATCTTACGTTGAAGTAAGCTTTCTAATATGAATTTTCATAAAATGTGTAATTCTAAGCTTTCTAGATTTGCTGCGCCGCTTCCAGTGGGAGGCGGCGGATTCTGATTAAGACTTTTCACCAATTAGCTTTTGTTTTAGCCGTTTTATTATTTGCAACCTACAGGATAGTATTTAGCTCAAAGTTCTAGTAACATTGCGTTCTCTTAAATTTTTCCCACTCTTAATAATAGATAATTTTCAATTCATAAAGACAGCCCATAAAAAACGGCTTTGTCTATACTATGCGATTTTTATTCAATTTTGTACTTGATTCGAGAAATAAAAAAGGGGTATCCAATTTCTCGGATAACCCTTGTACTCAATCAATTACGCCTTGGTGTAATTGCGTCCAGATTTTTTTCGAGCTCGCTCGAAAAGCTCCCCTAAAAAATCTATGACATCCGCCGGGGGCTTAACTTGATTCATCGGGGATTTAAACCCCCGATGAATTAAGTTAACGGTTGAGTAAACTACCTACATAGCGTAATAATTCATTTGCTGAAGTTGAGTTATAGCCATGCTCATCAATGAGTGTCGCGACAACTTCATTCATCTTTTTCAGTTGTGCTTCATCTGGTGTTTTCAATGAAGTCGTAATTTTAACAACATCCTTTAAATCTGCAAACAATTTCTTTTGAATCGCTTCACGTAATGCATCATGCGAATTATAATCAAATCGTTTTCCGTTGCGCGCAAATGCCGATAGACGAATTAAAATTTCTTCACGGAATGCTTTTTTCGCATTTTCAGAAATACCAACTTGTTCCTCAATCGAACGCATTAATTTTTCATCCGGATTCATTTCTTCACCCGTTAACTGATCACGGATTTTATTTTTATTGCAAAACGCTTCTACATTATCCAAATAATTATTCAACATTGTTTTCGCGGATTCTTCATACGAATACACAAACGCTTTTTGCACTTCATTTTTCGCAATATCATCGTATTCTTTTCTAGCAACCGCAATATAATTCATATACTTTTCTTTGTCTTCCTGAGAAATCGATGCATGCTGGTCAAGGCCATCTTTCAATGACCGTAAAACATCCAGCGCATTGATTGACGGCACTTCTTTACGAATGATGGCGGACGACACACGGTTAATCACATAACGCGGGTCAATGCCATGCATCCCTTCGTTTGGATACTCTTTTTTCAGCTCCTCCAAGTCGACTTGATTGAAGCCCTCGACATTTTCACCGTCATACAAACGCATTTTTTTAAGGAGATCAACGCCTGCTTTTTTCGGCGTTTCTAAACGCGTCAACACTGAGAAAATAGCTGCAACGCGCAGGGCATGCGGCGCAATATGAACATGGGCCATATCACTTTCATTAATCATTTTCTCATAAATTTTTTCCTCTTGACTAACAATCAAGTTATAAGGGATTGGCATCACGATAATTCTTGAATGCAATGCCTCGTTTTTCTTATTGGAAATAAACGTACGATATTCCGTTTCGTTCGTATGAGCCACGATCAATTCATCGGCACTGTACTGATACATACAAAATATCCCATTGTTAAAAAGCTTTCTTATTTGGCATTCACTTTATCTTCAATCAGTAACCTAGCCAAGAGTTGATAAATATTTTCACTATTTTCTTTTATTGGCGTTTCCTTTGGAGGAAGAATATAAATCCTTCCTATTTCTGTCTCAATTATTTCAGTACCTTCTTCTAATTTCATTGCCTCGACATCATATTCCCCCATCAACGAATCCCCCTGTTTTCACTTTGTTAAAAACATAAGTAAAAGTTAAAGTGTTAATTTCATCATTTCTCCTTAAATATTCCCTGTTTGTATAAATTGGAAAATCTATTTTCAGCAATTCACAAATCGTCCACTAACATTTCAACTTCACATGTACTGTAAAAAGTTTCAATTTCCTTCGACTATTTCATCATTATTAGAATGTTGTTGATTTCCCTATCCCTATATTTATCCAGAAACCTACAACCTTAATAAAATAGGTTTTCGGTACGCTATTGCGTACCACTCGTGTTATGAGTATATGCTATCTTTTACTAGATAGTCAATACACTTTTTTAATGGGGTTAGTTATGACAAGTAAAATCAGGGTAAAAATTCATGAACTAGTCAAGCAGAGAGGGATTTCATTAAGAGAATTATCTCGGTTAACAGATATACGCCACGCTACTTTAAGTGAATTAGCTAATCACAAGAGGCAAAATATTAACTTTAACCATATCGAGAAAATTGCTGACACTTTAGAGCTAAATGATATTAGAGAAATCATTGACCTTATAGAAATCAAAGACAAATAAAGTCGCCCTTGTACTACATGGGCGACTTTATTTGTTCTTATTCGGCTTTTTATGTAAGTGCGGTTTAACAACTTATATCGTAGCTTTTTAAATCAACGTTATATTTACTTTTAAACTTAGCCATTTGATGACACTGGTTCAAATATGCATTTGTTGCACGAATTTTCAATTCTCTATTTGGAATCAAATCTATTGCCTCTTTAGTAGAAATTTCTTCATCTAAAACATTTGACTGCCTCTTAATATTTGATATGATCGCATCTTTTCTTAAACCATCATTAATAATACTTTCTCTTAAATAATCTTGCAATATCTGCTCAGTCCGTTGCTTTTCCTGTTCAGTTCTTATCTGTTCATTACCTACCTTAAACGACATATATACATCAACAGCTGTTTTGGCTAAGCCTAATACTGAAAGTGGATCAGCTTCTAATGGACTGTTATGCTCAATACGCTTAAAATCAATCGCTGGTTCGCCTCTTAAGTTTAAATGTTCAAATTTAACTACTTCAATTGTATCACCGTTTATTATTCCAACGAGAGGTCTTTTTAATTTTTCGAGTTTAGTAAAGAAAACATCCTTATTTTCATTATAAGAATCTTCCTTTGATAATAACTCCAATTTTTTCTTTTCTAGGTCATTAGTAAAACTACTTGCTCCTCTTCTATTTGAATACAATTCAACCGCATTTTGAATCAATAATTCTAATGCCTCTTCAATATCACCACTTTTTAAAAATTCATATGCTAATGAAAGGTAATTAGGTTTTAAATTCTTTTTTAGTCGAGCGTTACAAAAATTGTATAACTCAATTACCAAAGATACATGAAAGACTTTCAAATTAAATCCTAAGCTTACTGGCTTTCCAATTGCCTGCATAGAATTCAATTGATTACCGTTATCTAATTTAATACTTTTGTATCTAAAACCTAGTTTCTTTAATGATTTATCTAAAATAACAATTTTACTTGGATCAACGTTGTTTCTTAATGCTAATGAAATTCCTTTTATCAAATCTAATTTATAACACTCTGTACCATAGTCAGAAATAAATTGTGCCAATTGATGTGGATTAAAAATTTTTTGATCCTTCTTTACTAAAGTTAATTTATATTTTTTCAATTACCAGCACCACCAAATATATTTAATGTAATTACAAATAATTATTATACAATAAATATAACAAGAAGTGGAAATTAGCCGTGACAACTTGAATGGTAGCTTCCTCTATATTGTGTACCTTTAGTGATTACAACTTTAGTTTTTTCAAGAGTCTAACCTCAAGTTGCTCAATCTGCTTATTGACCTTGATACACCTTTTTGTAAGGCTACCTTGGTAGGGACGTCTTCCTCGTACAGCTCAATTGTATTTTATTTACTTGGCATGCTAGTTCATTGATGGGTTGCTTGTTGATAGAAAGTTCTTCAATTCGTCCAAAGATGTATGGTTCTATCAAGGAAATAAAATATATTTCAAAATTCATTCATCACATTACATTCGAACTAATGTATAATTAATAAATATTACTTATGAGGTGAAAACTATGACTGAATTAACAACATATACATTTGAGCCTAAAGTTAATCCAAGCCGAGAATTTTTAGAGATTGCATCAGATTTCTCAAATCCACTAGACATCGTACGTGAAGCAATTAGTAATTCTTTTGATGCCAAAGCCAAAAATATTTATTTATTATTTGAAATTGCTACTATTAAAGGTAGAAAGAGACTCAAAATCACTATAAGAGATGATGGTGAAGGTATGAATGAAGAAGGTATTAATTCCTTCTTTGATTTGGGCAATTCATCTAGACGTGATATTAAGGATATTGATACAACATTAATTGGTGAAAAGGGGCATGGTACAAAAATCTATTTTAACTCAGATTACGTAAATGTTATTACTGGGCAAAATGGTAAAGAATATACTGCATTAATGCTAGAACCATTAAGTGCTTTATATGATAATAAACTTCCAACTATTGATGTTAACATTCAAAATAAAGAGTTCAAAGGTACATATATTGAAATTATCGGATATAACAATGATGAAAGATCTGTTTTTACCCATGATATAATCAAAGACCATATTTATTGGTTCACAAAATTTGGTTCATTCGAAAATATCTTTGATAATATTTGTCCTTATAATGATATAAAAATTCATTTAAAAGGGCTCGACAAAGATCATGATGAAGTGGAAGTGTTAACTTTCGGACACATATTCCCAGAGGAGTCCGAAAACTTGAACAAACTATTAGAAAAGTATTTGTCGGATGCACCTGATCACTTCGTAAAAAGATTGACTTATGATGGCACATTAGAAAAGTTTCCCGATATCGAATATCAAGCAGTTTTCTATATTGAAGGAAACAAGGCAAAGCAAAAATACAATCCAATGATACGAAGAAGTGGATATAAAGCTCCTGAAGGGGCTTATAAAGTTCAAGATCGTTATGGAATTTGGCTTTGTAAAGATTTTATTCCTGTCCAAAGAAAAAATGATTGGATTACAAAAAAAGGATCTGAATACACAAAGTTTCATGCATTTTTCAACTGCCAAGATTTAAAGCTTACTGCCAATCGTGGTTCTCTTGATAACACATCTTCGGAAATACTTGAAGCTATACAAAGTAAAGTAGTTGATATATACAACGATATTATTGAGAGTAGTTATTGGGAGGATTTAGAGTATTTAGAACAAAGTTCTCAAGCCTTCCTAAGTGAGAGGAAGGAAGAGAAAAATTATGAAACGCGAAAAAAACACATTTTACAAAATAAGATAGCTATTTTTAATGAGCATATATTAAGAGAACCTCGACAAGAACATGGTGTGTTTGCTTTATATCATACATTAGATATTTTGAAACCAGATTTATTTCCTTTTGAAATTGTAGATTATGATACACATGCAGGAATAGATGTATTAGCCCAATTAAGAAAGGGTAGCGTGAGTCTAGAAAAAGATGCTTTATTTTTTGTTGAATTCAAGAATATTTTAAAGAACTCATTCAACCATTCATTTAATCGTCTTTATGGTATCGTTTGCTTTAAAACAGAACTTAAAAATAATGATGTTGTTGTTGATGCATTTGAAACTTCCCGTACTTTTAGATGTTATCCAAAAGACGATAACACTCAATATACGCAATATTTCTTAGAAGATGAAAGACATTCACATAAAATTGAAGTCATTGTCCTCGAAGAATATTTGTTCGAAAGATTAAATCTAAAATTTACAAAACAAAAAATCTAAAAATAATAAAACTATCCAATAAGGAATTATTGGATAGTTTTACTTTTTGAAAAAAATATATTACTTATGATATGGCTCAAGGAGGAGCTTTAATGTTTTATTTCATTTTATTAGCTTTGACAATATTCCCATCTTTATCCCTAAATGTTGAAAGTAAGGATATAAATAACCGTATTAATATTAAACAAATGGCTTTATATATATGGTTAATTGCGTATTTATTTTTCATCACTTTTTCAAGTGTTTATTTTTCAGGCTTTGGTATCGTATTACTTTTAGCGAGCCCTTTAGTTTTACAATTTATTCTTAAACAATTCAAAGATTCATATTTAATTCAAGAGTTAAATATGACATTTAATAATTTTAAAGAAAACTTTCTTACCAGAGGTATATTAGGAGGTTTAGTTACTTTATTAAGTTATGTATTATTTGATAAATTTGGTTATTTAAATCATGGTATATATCTAACTTTCATTATATTTATTATTTTATTCTTTAATATCCAAAATTCATTAAATAAAAATTTTGGACTTTATTTTATTTTAGTCACTTTTTGGAGTTTAATATCTAGTGCCGGAGACTTTCAAACAAATTTACTTTTAGTTTTAATTAGTTTATTTATCCCTTTGATACCTTTAAGTTCATATAAACCTTTTTCCCAAAATACTTACTTACACATTTTTTCCTTCTTAATCTATTTGTGCATTTATGAACTTTTAAAAAGTATAGATATAACCTTGATAACAAAGTTTTTAATGAGCTTCACTATTACAATTTCAATAATATTATTAGGAATATCTTCATTATTTACTCTCGAAAGAAAATTACTAAAATCAAGGAACTATTTTGCGCCATTATTATGTTTAATTACAATATCTCTTTTTAAGTATTATATTGAAATTACAGACCAGCTAATTTTAAATGCCATTGATAATTTAATTATTATTTTATCCTTAATAACCTTACTTAGGGCATATGGATTTTTCTTGGATAATACTTATAACTATACGATTATTAAACAATCTGAGTCTCTTTATAAAAATTCAAAAAAACTTTTTATCAATTGGATGGGTGAATCTTTAGGTGAAGATATCTGGAATCATTTATTTGGAATTCCCTCAAAAAATAAATTTTCAAAATATTATCGGGTTTTCTTTATGATTATTCTAGTATTAATTTGGATAATAATTGAAATTCATTTTAAATCCTTTAAACTAAGCTTTAACACACAATATATCCCTTGGGAATTGTTATATGTTTTATTATCACTTCAAATAATCAATGCCGTTTTGACAATTAATACTTGGTTTACAGTTCATGGTTATATTGATGAAAAGGCATCTAATCAAGCTACAAGCAAAATTTTAGTTTCTATATTATCTATATTTTTCTGTATTTTAATTCAATATTGGGAAATCTTTTGTTTATTTAACACTTGGATATTAATTATTTTTGGGATTTTTTATTTTTTATCTTTTATAATTTGCTTTTTTAATCTTTCTGGAGATTTAATTAATTACAAAGAAAAGAAAAACTTTAAAAATTTCAAAGTAGCTTTAGCTCCTTTAATGATGTTAATATCCATAACAATTACTTTGTTAGCTTTCCATTATAATTTAAATAAGGTTGATTTTATATTTATTTTTCTTTCGATAATTTGTTTGGGATTAGGTTTAGTTTCTGGAAAGTTTAGCAATTCAATTTTTACACTTTCTAATATAGTTGTAAAAAGACTGAACTTATTTATTATTTTAATATTTATTCTTGTAATGTTAATATTCGTTAAAGAGATGACCTTCACACTTTTATACTATATTGGTTATTACACTATTACCTCTGAAAAAGTAAAATCCGTGTAATAATTAATTTTTATTTACCAACAATTTTTAGTCACCGAGTAAAAGTTTGAATATTCTAAATGTTATTCAATTAAATCGCTTAGCTTAGTAAAGAAAAGTAAGCTTTATATATCCCTCCTACAAATCTAATTATTACACACAAC is part of the Solibacillus sp. FSL K6-1523 genome and harbors:
- a CDS encoding SpoVR family protein; its protein translation is MERELGRAIDEITEIAVGFGLDFYPMRYEICPADIIYTFGAYGMPTRFTHWSFGKQFHKMKLQYDLGLSQIYELVINSNPCYAFLLDTNSLIQNKLIIAHVLAHCDFFKNNVRFSNTRRDMVESMTATAERIASYEILYGKDEVEKFLDAVLAIQEHIDPSILRPKLFAPEEDEVEEIQIIKTPYDDLWKMGETENSPPPVKLKKKKFPVQPEKDLLLFIEENSRELEEWQRDILTMLREEMLYFWPQLETKIMNEGWASYWHQRIMRELNLTTSETIEYAKLNAGVVQPSKTTINPYYLGVKIFEHIEKKYDNPTDEMKRFGAKPNAGREKIFEVREIESDVSFIRNYLSKELVNEEDLYVFAKKGQEYKITDKDHEEVKNQLISMRVNGGFPYIVVEDGDYSRSGELYLKHGYEGMELDPTYLEHVLPYIYQLWGRPVYLETILENKAIIYMFDGKKGSRRFK
- a CDS encoding ATP-binding protein; translation: MTELTTYTFEPKVNPSREFLEIASDFSNPLDIVREAISNSFDAKAKNIYLLFEIATIKGRKRLKITIRDDGEGMNEEGINSFFDLGNSSRRDIKDIDTTLIGEKGHGTKIYFNSDYVNVITGQNGKEYTALMLEPLSALYDNKLPTIDVNIQNKEFKGTYIEIIGYNNDERSVFTHDIIKDHIYWFTKFGSFENIFDNICPYNDIKIHLKGLDKDHDEVEVLTFGHIFPEESENLNKLLEKYLSDAPDHFVKRLTYDGTLEKFPDIEYQAVFYIEGNKAKQKYNPMIRRSGYKAPEGAYKVQDRYGIWLCKDFIPVQRKNDWITKKGSEYTKFHAFFNCQDLKLTANRGSLDNTSSEILEAIQSKVVDIYNDIIESSYWEDLEYLEQSSQAFLSERKEEKNYETRKKHILQNKIAIFNEHILREPRQEHGVFALYHTLDILKPDLFPFEIVDYDTHAGIDVLAQLRKGSVSLEKDALFFVEFKNILKNSFNHSFNRLYGIVCFKTELKNNDVVVDAFETSRTFRCYPKDDNTQYTQYFLEDERHSHKIEVIVLEEYLFERLNLKFTKQKI
- a CDS encoding helix-turn-helix domain-containing protein; amino-acid sequence: MTSKIRVKIHELVKQRGISLRELSRLTDIRHATLSELANHKRQNINFNHIEKIADTLELNDIREIIDLIEIKDK
- the yhbH gene encoding sporulation protein YhbH encodes the protein MSEKEQNRFVVSQENWSLHRKGHQDQQRHNEKVKEAIKNNLPELISDESIILSNGDKTIKIPIRSLDEYKIRYNYDKSKHVGQGQGDSQVGDVVAREPGSGKSAGAGKGKEAGDKPGEDYFETEVNIEEIQGLLFQELELPNLQQKEAADITTEKIEFNDIRKKGLMGNVDKKRTIMTAIKRNAMHGKAAISPIFNDDLRFKTWDEVVKPESKAVVLAMMDVSGSMGNFEKSCARSFFFWMIKFLRSKYETVEIEFIAHHTIAKTVTEQEFFTRGESGGTICSSAYAKALELIDQKYHPARYNIYPVHFSDGENLTMDNEKSLKLVQELMKVSSMFGYGEVNESNRTSALMMTFKKIDDPKFRFSIIKRRQEVYDALKEIFKKQEADL